In Anabaena sphaerica FACHB-251, a genomic segment contains:
- the groL gene encoding chaperonin GroEL (60 kDa chaperone family; promotes refolding of misfolded polypeptides especially under stressful conditions; forms two stacked rings of heptamers to form a barrel-shaped 14mer; ends can be capped by GroES; misfolded proteins enter the barrel where they are refolded when GroES binds), translating into MAKIIAFDEESRRALEKGINALADAVKITLGPKGRNVLLEKKFGIPQIVNDGITVAKEIELEDPLENTGARLIQEVASKTKDVAGDGTTTATVLAQALVKEGLKNVAAGTNPIALKRGMDKTVDFLVQEIAKIAKPVEGSAIAQVATVSAGNDEEVGNMLAQAMEKVTKDGVITVEESKSLTTELEVVEGMQIDRGYISPYFITNNDRMTVEFENARILITDKKISAIQDLVPVLEKVARLGQPLLIIAEDVDGDALATLVVNKARGVLAVAGIKAPGFGERRKALLQDIAILTDGQMISEEIGLSLDTATLEMLGTARKITIDKENTTIVAGSDNKPEVQQRIAQIRKQLEETDSDYDSEKLQERIAKLAGGVAVIKVGAATETELKDRKLRIEDALNATKAAVEEGIVPGGGTTLIHLSTKVDDIKGSLDPEEQIGAEIVQRALEAPLRQIADNAGAEGSVIVSKVKETDINIGYNAATGEFEDLIAAGIIDPAKVVRSALQNAASIAGMVLTTEAIVVEKPEKKAAAPDAGMGGMGGMGGMGGMGGMGGMGGMGMF; encoded by the coding sequence ATGGCTAAGATTATTGCATTTGATGAAGAATCACGGCGGGCGCTAGAAAAGGGCATTAACGCCCTGGCAGATGCGGTAAAAATCACCTTGGGACCAAAAGGCCGCAACGTCCTGTTAGAAAAAAAATTTGGTATACCCCAGATTGTCAACGATGGTATCACCGTTGCCAAGGAAATTGAACTAGAAGATCCTTTAGAAAATACTGGCGCTAGACTCATCCAAGAAGTGGCATCTAAAACCAAGGATGTAGCTGGAGATGGTACTACAACTGCTACGGTTCTAGCACAGGCCCTAGTCAAAGAAGGACTCAAGAACGTAGCCGCAGGTACAAACCCCATTGCCTTAAAGCGGGGTATGGATAAAACCGTTGATTTCTTGGTGCAAGAAATTGCCAAAATAGCCAAGCCAGTCGAAGGCAGTGCGATCGCTCAAGTTGCCACAGTTTCTGCTGGTAACGATGAAGAAGTCGGTAATATGCTGGCACAAGCTATGGAAAAAGTCACCAAAGATGGTGTCATCACGGTTGAAGAATCCAAATCCTTAACTACCGAACTCGAAGTAGTAGAAGGGATGCAAATTGACCGTGGTTATATTTCTCCCTACTTCATCACCAACAACGACCGGATGACAGTGGAATTTGAAAACGCCCGCATCCTGATTACCGACAAAAAAATCAGCGCCATTCAGGATTTAGTACCTGTACTGGAAAAAGTCGCTCGTTTAGGTCAGCCTTTATTGATCATTGCTGAAGATGTAGATGGTGACGCTTTAGCAACTTTGGTAGTTAACAAAGCACGGGGAGTTTTAGCTGTTGCAGGTATTAAAGCTCCTGGTTTTGGTGAACGTCGCAAAGCCTTATTACAAGATATTGCCATTCTCACCGATGGACAGATGATTTCTGAAGAAATCGGTTTGAGCTTGGATACCGCTACTTTGGAAATGCTGGGTACAGCCCGGAAAATCACCATTGACAAGGAAAATACCACCATTGTCGCTGGTAGTGACAACAAACCAGAAGTGCAACAGCGCATTGCTCAAATTCGTAAGCAGCTGGAAGAAACTGACTCCGACTACGATTCCGAAAAACTCCAAGAACGCATTGCCAAGTTAGCTGGTGGTGTGGCAGTAATTAAAGTTGGTGCAGCCACAGAAACCGAACTCAAAGACCGCAAACTGCGGATTGAAGACGCACTCAACGCCACCAAAGCCGCAGTGGAAGAAGGTATCGTTCCTGGTGGTGGTACAACCTTAATCCACCTGTCTACAAAAGTAGATGATATTAAGGGCAGCCTTGATCCTGAAGAACAAATTGGCGCTGAGATTGTGCAGAGAGCATTAGAAGCGCCTTTACGCCAAATTGCAGACAACGCTGGTGCTGAAGGTTCTGTCATTGTCTCTAAAGTTAAAGAAACCGATATTAATATCGGCTACAACGCTGCTACCGGAGAATTTGAAGATTTAATTGCCGCAGGTATAATCGACCCTGCTAAAGTTGTCCGTTCCGCATTGCAAAACGCCGCTTCTATTGCGGGTATGGTTTTAACCACCGAAGCGATTGTTGTCGAAAAGCCTGAAAAGAAAGCTGCTGCTCCTGATGCTGGTATGGGCGGCATGGGCGGCATGGGTGGTATGGGCGGTATGGGCGGTATGGGCGGTATGGGCGGCATGGGTATGTTCTAA
- a CDS encoding MraY family glycosyltransferase, which produces MILDNSLKSLGIANPSGTGWLAVVFTFILAWLVTWRLIPAIRQFALRVGWADQPNARRLNREPLPNAGGLAIYAGVIAALVLASLLRPIELQGVLAQVLTILLGGSILVLVGFIDDQFGLPPSVRLWAQMITALLLVANGISIKVMFGTPIDSLLSMALTVLWVVGITNAINLMDGMDGLAGGISFITAMSLLGVSAQFDNRAAATLVLAALGGAALGFLRHNFHPSRIIMGDAGAYFFGYVLAATSILGKLQQSTVYALVPTVLFLMLPVLDTTQVFVRRLLAGKNPLSTPGKDHLHHRLLAWGLSQRHAAFTLWSVTLFFNLLAMRIQGMTLSVMLASAISIILLLGFTIWQRIIHDS; this is translated from the coding sequence ATGATTTTAGACAACTCCCTTAAGTCTCTTGGTATTGCTAACCCTAGCGGCACCGGCTGGTTGGCTGTAGTATTTACTTTTATTTTGGCTTGGCTTGTAACTTGGCGTTTGATTCCCGCTATCCGTCAGTTTGCTCTGCGGGTAGGTTGGGCTGATCAACCGAACGCCCGACGACTTAACCGAGAACCTTTACCTAATGCCGGCGGTTTGGCTATCTATGCCGGCGTTATTGCCGCTTTAGTATTAGCTAGTCTGTTACGACCTATTGAACTCCAAGGCGTATTGGCTCAGGTACTAACGATTTTGTTAGGGGGTTCTATTCTGGTTTTGGTTGGCTTTATTGATGATCAATTTGGTTTACCTCCTTCTGTCCGTTTGTGGGCGCAGATGATCACGGCATTGTTGCTGGTGGCCAATGGCATTAGCATCAAAGTCATGTTTGGTACACCTATCGACTCACTATTATCAATGGCTTTGACTGTATTGTGGGTAGTAGGTATTACCAATGCCATTAATTTGATGGATGGTATGGATGGTTTAGCTGGTGGGATCAGTTTTATTACTGCTATGAGTTTGTTGGGGGTTTCTGCTCAATTTGATAATCGAGCAGCCGCAACCTTAGTATTAGCTGCTTTGGGAGGTGCAGCACTGGGCTTTTTACGCCACAATTTCCACCCTTCACGTATCATCATGGGTGATGCTGGAGCATACTTTTTTGGCTATGTACTAGCAGCAACTAGCATTTTAGGCAAATTGCAACAAAGTACAGTTTATGCTCTTGTACCGACAGTTTTATTTCTGATGTTGCCAGTGTTAGATACGACTCAGGTGTTTGTGCGGCGACTTTTAGCCGGAAAAAACCCCCTGAGTACCCCTGGTAAAGACCACCTGCATCACCGCTTGCTGGCTTGGGGTTTATCCCAACGTCACGCGGCTTTTACTCTGTGGTCAGTTACTTTGTTTTTTAACTTGCTGGCCATGAGAATACAAGGTATGACTTTATCCGTGATGTTGGCTTCTGCCATTAGTATTATCTTGCTGTTGGGTTTTACTATCTGGCAGAGAATCATTCATGATTCATAA
- the fabG gene encoding 3-oxoacyl-[acyl-carrier-protein] reductase — protein MTLLQGQVAIVTGASRGIGRAIALQLASQGAKVVVNYASSSTAADQVVAEITAAEGEAIALQADVSQSDQVDTLINTTLDKFKRIDILVNNAGITRDTLLLRMKLEEWQAVIDLNLTGVFLCTKAVSKIMLKQRSGRIINISSVAGQMGNPGQANYSAAKAGVIGFTKTVAKELATRGITVNAVAPGFITTDMTSDIKAEGILQYIPLGRFGQPEEIAGMVRFLAADPAAAYITGQVFNVDGGMVM, from the coding sequence ATGACATTATTACAGGGTCAAGTTGCAATTGTCACAGGTGCATCACGAGGAATCGGACGAGCGATCGCTCTCCAACTAGCATCCCAAGGCGCAAAAGTAGTAGTTAACTACGCCAGTTCTAGCACAGCAGCGGATCAAGTAGTAGCAGAAATTACAGCAGCAGAAGGAGAAGCCATAGCCCTCCAAGCAGATGTTTCTCAATCAGATCAAGTAGACACACTGATAAATACAACCTTAGACAAATTTAAACGCATTGATATCTTAGTCAACAATGCAGGCATTACCCGCGATACCTTGTTATTACGGATGAAGTTGGAAGAATGGCAAGCCGTCATAGACCTAAACCTGACAGGTGTATTTTTATGTACTAAAGCCGTCAGTAAAATCATGCTCAAACAACGTTCAGGCAGAATTATCAACATTTCCTCCGTCGCCGGACAAATGGGCAACCCTGGGCAAGCCAATTACAGCGCCGCTAAAGCAGGAGTTATCGGCTTTACCAAAACCGTCGCTAAAGAACTAGCTACTCGTGGGATCACCGTCAACGCCGTCGCTCCCGGCTTTATTACCACCGACATGACCAGCGATATTAAAGCCGAAGGAATTTTACAATACATTCCCCTTGGTCGTTTTGGTCAACCAGAAGAAATTGCAGGTATGGTGAGGTTTTTAGCAGCTGATCCCGCCGCAGCTTACATCACAGGGCAAGTCTTTAACGTCGATGGCGGCATGGTCATGTAA